Within the Chrysemys picta bellii isolate R12L10 chromosome 17, ASM1138683v2, whole genome shotgun sequence genome, the region tctctgcagcacatACCCAGGGGGCAGTGTCAGAGGATGAAGCCATTGCTGCACATCGTTGCCGCTGCGCCGGCCCCATGAGCAGGATGCGGTGGCTGTATCTGGTTTGGGGGGAAGGGTTGGgatcaggatggaaaatgattCAACCCTCTCAGGGTGAGGTGAGTGGGCTTGGGGCCAGTTCAGGTTGGGCTTAAAAATTGGGCCCGAGCAGACCTCTGCTTCTGCAGACAGACTGAAAGAGCTGCCTATGGCAGATGCGGCCAAGGGATGACTTTGAGGGAGACATGAGAATACCATACACCTATCTGaagggtgtgaacaccaaggagggagaggaattttttAGTATAATACATTTAGGTCAAAGTAGGAGTAATGGGATTAAACTAAAAAAAGACATACAATTTAATAACAGGAAAAATGCCCCAACTGTGAGACAGGTCTATTAGGCTATGACATAGTCTTCCTAGGAAAGTGGTGGAAGCTCAGTCATTAGgggattttaaaattagtttggcCCAAACAGTGAAACATGACTGCTGGGAATGCTCCTGCATTAGCAGGGAAATGGACTGGCTGAtccaataggtcttttccatctctgtctcCTGTGAGTCTCTAAATCTATGTGACCTGCATGCCAAGgtcataaagcactttggaatgttCAAAGCCAATCAGATCTCTTGACTGGCTAAACATTCCAGTGGTTCTCCTTGAAAAGGACTGCTTCTGCACACTGCAATCATACCAGACAGCTCCACTGGGGAGAAGCTCcttccattcatttttaaatggaaggaggATTTGTTTAATTGAAAATTGTCTCTGATAACTTATGAATACATAGGCACTATGTAACTCAAGTAATTAAACAAATTAATGAACATAATTCATTGAGTGATTCAAATAATTAAAGTACTAGGAGGCCATGTTCAGTTCTGAACTGAACTGCTTATCTTGGCCTCCTAGTTCTTTAATTGAAACTAAAATGCCTTCTGTGTTGGCCCTTAATAGAGAAATGGACTTTGTTGGATGCAAGTATtaataaatggaaaaaggggTCTGAAtattactcctaggggaattctgcactactgcgcatgtgcataattaatgagcctagGATTTAGAGCAGGGAGTCAGTTCACTTGGGTTTTATTCACATTCTTTTACTAACTTGCTAAGTGGTGTTGAGCAAGTAACTTAATTCCCTGTGACACAAATCAGCCATAAATGTGGATAATGCTTACCATTCTCACAAGGGTGCTGTGAGTCTTAATTCATTAGTATTAGGTAAGTGCTTTAAGATTTTTGGATGAAGATGCTaaagaagggcaaagtattattgGAAGAGCTTACTGCAAGTCCTACAGTGTACTTTTACTATATCCAGCCCATGTACTCCACTGTGTGTAAAAGGACAATGCTTTCTTTATAGAGCATTATATCATCCTGATCTGTAATAACAGCATTTTGCATTCTGAGTTTATGCCTGAGAACAGAAGGATGAATACTGATTATACTGATGGTGCGCCAGGCCAAGTTCTATACTGAATTACCCCCATGCATTCCCCTATACCCCCATGAAGTCAGGTAGAATTTGGTTTGGACACATGGAAAGCAGATGTAATTTCATGAAATTGCCCTACCTCATCCTGTCGCAGTTTCTCTAGCAGAACTGTCACAACGCTAGCCAGATTGGTCTCAGCTATAAAGGCAATCCTGAGGGCAATTTTGCCCTTATTTTGGTCATCCATATTTGCCAGGAGGGAAACAACCTCATTATAAacacctgaaattaaataaaaggattcGGCTGGTTACCACTGATAGTAGAAATTGATGCCGGACTCTTTAATTCACTGTCCAGTAAAGATTCTGCAGGAGCCCAAACACTGTGAGAAGTAGACCTGGGAATCATGTAAATCCTCTTCCTTGCGCCTGATGACCAGGTTTATTTGCTGAACTACCCGATGTGTTTGCGGGGAAATCATAATGAAGAAAATTTGCTCCTTTCAAGTAGATCCCCACGTAAAATaatcttcctttccctctttacTATCAATTCAAGAGTTTTGCTCGCATACAGAATAATAATttatggtcaaaattttcaaaactgggtgcctaaacttaagctcctaaatccatattaaggCACCTATGCCCTGAGTCAGCATcctaatcacatgcttaactctaagccAACAAAGagacctaaagttaagcacatgtttaagagtTTTGCTTAGtcagggcctcattttcaaaaatcctgAGCACCCACATGTACCTATTGGCTATGCTGGGAACTTTTTGGGGCTCAGTatctcttgaaaatcaggccacttttttagACATCGGTatgaatttagaagcctaactttaggcccccTGTTTTGAAGAACACCTTTAATCTTATTTTATGGTCATTTAAATACTTGCAGAGAAGACTCATGGAACAGAGTTCATTCGGTTGCCTATAGAGGTCATAAAGGACTTTCCTGCCCATGTACCATTGACTAGATGTACGCTGTGAGTGGGGTCAGGTGGTTCCCTCCAACCTTcacctgaagcatcagggattgaccatagcaggagaagggacacctGGTAAGGTGGACCAGTGCTCCAAGATGGTTCAGAGAATCTGTTTCCTTAGATGTCCTGCTCACAttctcagggtccaactgatctccagagttgtgggggggaaggaattttcccctgctcagattggcagggacctttgggtgggaggatggggCACTGATCACCTGCTCggatcatctgggtatatctGACATATTCAATTCTCTACCATTGcaagggcctcaggcattggtggaatcgcagtctctcctgttctctgcctatggcacacaacagtttagtctcctaaaGACTGAAATGGTTTAGTCCAAGacaagttgtcataactataaagggaagggtaatagctgtcctgtgtacagtactatagaacccctcctggccagagactccaaaatccttttccctgtaaagggttaagaagctcaggtaacctggctggcatctgacctaaaggaccaataaggggacaagatactttcaaatcttgggtggggaaggctgttgtttgtgttctttgtttgggagtgtgttcgttctcgggactgagagggaccagacatcaatccaggttctccacatctttttaaacaagtctctcctatttcaaacttgtaaggaaatagccaggcaaggcgtgttagttttcctttgtttttctcaacttgtaaatgtaccttttaccagagtgtttatctttgtttgctgtactttgaacctgagagtagaggggagtcctctgagctctttaagtttgattaccctgtaaggttaatttccatactgattttacagagatgatttttacctttttctttaattaaaagtcttctttttaagaacctgattgatttttccttgttttaagatccaaggggtttggatcttgattcaccaggagttggtgagaggaaggaggggaatggttaatttcttcttgttttaagatccaaggggtttggatcttgattcaccaggaattggtgagAGGAAgcaggggaatggttaatttctccttgttttaagatccaaggggtttggatcttgattcaccaggagttggtgagaggaaggaggggaatggttaatttctccttggtttagatccaaggggtttgaatctgtattcaccagggaattggtgaaggtttttcaaggtttcccaggaatggaatccattgaaatggtggcagcagaaccagagctaagctggtagttaagcttagaagttttcatgcaggcccctacatttgtaccctaaagttcaaagtggggatccagccttgacacaagTTTTTGGGTTCAGTGTAGGGTTGCTAGGTGAAattttaatggcctgtgaaatacaggaagtcaggttagatgatctaatggtcccttctggccttaaactctatgaaactatgaaatagctgatatattaaaaaaatctggatttTATCTCCCATGTatctcttagctgtgggcagaaaTTCTCCAGGAGACTTAATATTTAACAAGAACTCTGAAATGCCATATTTATCTGTCTCCATTGTAACAGCattccaaagcatgaaggaggaactaacaagatttccccttcccaggaaagaCTGCTTGAGGTTAGGTGATTGCCCATCCTTTATGCAAATTGCATCCTTCACTTCTAACACCCAGATGCAAACTGAATCATAACTATCCTACATTGCCCATCTAGCTACAGTAGTGATAGTGTGGGATTAGGAGTACTAGTATTGCTAAGAAATGTGACCCCAGGCTTTCTTATCCTGCATTTAAGATATTAGCAGAGCTTCATTTAGACAGCTAGAGGAGAAGTCCTTCTgcattttttgttctaatttcccccatctctgatggattccacagctagatgttggctccatggatgcagaagacacaaaatgaggacCCATAATAAACATAAAACAACTGGGAGAAAAGAAGGAAGATCTCCCCCATAGCATTCAATTGAAACTCAGATTCTCAGGAAAGTTTCCAGGTCCAGAGGCTGTAGGCCaactcctcaactggtgtaaatcaacacagctacaaggaagtcaacagagcgacactggtttacagcagctgaggttctggtcatATAAATGGAGAACATTACAGCTAATCTATCTGTATGCCTATGCTTTCTAAATGTGTTTGTGATTATAGAATGGATATCGAGAATACAATGCTGACCCTTACCTCTGTCGGTTACCTCCTGCTCACTCACAAATATATTCATGTTTAATACTTCCTCCAGTCTGACCTCCAAAGAGCTCCCGTACTGATAGGCAGCTGGGCTCTCAGTCAGTCATGTCCAGGATAACCAGTTAAGATTATGCAAGCACTATTATGACATCCATGTGACTGTGGCACACCACATAAGCtgctgctgaccaggtatgtgctGTAATTACATGGTCaagatcctcaaagttatttaggctcctaactcgcactgaaatcagtagatgttaggaaccttaatacatttcaatatctgGGCCCATACATGTAAGCAGTTCAATAGGTCGCTAAATTTGCTCCAGTGTCGAATTTCTCATTCTCTCTACGTTATTTTGAATTTTGGTTTGGTCCCTCTCTCAGTTTGCCACACTTTCCAATATCGGTTTAATCTGAAAAGTGTaagtaagtgtagcggtcagtaggtttccggtatagggtggtatttatgtgaccatcgcttattagcacagtagtgtccaggaaatggaccgcttgtgtggattgatctaggctgaggttggtAGGTTACTAGTTTTTAAATGTCAAGGTCCTGTGTGAATATTGTTTGGCGAGAACAACTTACTTTATCttatattttgtatttctaaagatgaggaagaggatgacgtGGAAGACATTGAGGTTCTGGCAGTGGAGAAAAGGCACTCTTCCTCCAAGAAGACAGTTATGACTATTATTCTAAAGCATTGCACCCCGATTCACCAGCATTATTACtacaccgccccttccccataCATTGAAAGTGAAGATGCCCTGCCACAGGAAAAGCTAAAAAATGAGGTGCCCCATGTCACAAAACCCGTGATCCAACCAGAGTCTAAGAGTTCAAGTCCTCAAAATGCAGAGTCAGAGGATAGCAAACGTCTATGCCTCAATTGTCTGGAACGTCAGCAGAATAAGGATCTGCGGTCTAGTTTCCTCACATTAAGGGACCATGTACCTGAACtggttaaaaatgagaaagcCGCAAAAATACTCATCTGGAATAAAGCCACTGATTATATCCATTCCCTTCAGGCAGAGGAACACAAGTTATTGCTAGAAAAGGAAAAATTGCAAGCCAGACAACAGCAGTTGCTAATGGAAATAGAACACATGGAGACTTGCTAAACTTTTTTTTACCTCACCTGGACAGTCACTGCCACTTTGCTCATttttgattctttaaaaaaaataattgtgtttcTTGATGTTAATGTTGTTTTACTTTCGATCCAATCCTTGAAGTAGTTGACGAACTATATTATCCGGGTAGAGAGCGCATGGATGTTCTTGCAAGGAGGCTGCCAAACAATGAGACACTGCCCTCATATTGCTTCTTAAGAACTATAGATGTTCTTTAAAAGTTGTGAGCTTTGGAGCTACTGATGGCACCTAGTTGAGTTTAAAAACATTGATTCCTAATTTTGAATGGGGCTTATGTTCTACCAGATGTAACTTCAGGGGTTACCATTTGTACTTCTGTGGGAATTTTCCGTAAACACCATGTACACACTTGCCTTTGGTACATGTCTTGGATTATGAGAGGTGGCTCTTGCTACCAGTATTCAACTGGAAGTTCATACCTAAGTTCAGTAATACTTCAATGTTTGAGGAGCATGTTTTTGTATACAAATATATTGTTAATCTCTGTTATACAGGCAGGGTAAGAATTAGTACAGTACGTACTTTAGTATGATGTGGAGACATAACTACATTTGATACTTATATTTTCATATGAAAATGAGTTCTGAAAGTTGGGAGTAGATATTACTGTATCACTTTTTTGAACTAAGAAACCTTTTGTAAAGAAATTTACTAAAAATGCCTTTTCCTAGCCTGTTTCTTCCAGTTGATGTATTTGTTAATGTTTGGTGCATTGAACTGGGTAACTGCAAAGTTCCAGTTTTAATTTCTTCCAAGGATGTACATTTAGTGCTGCTGCTTATAGCATTTTGAAATAGCTCATGTTTATGAAAATAAATAGCAGTTACATGATGTGctcttcaatatttatttttcaatttagTTATTCTTTTTTATGATAAGTTCTATTACTTTAATGGTGCCCATGAGACATAAAGACATGATTCCAGCTCCTATGCACTTACAATCACAGGATACTACAGGAGGGATGAGATGCCAGCAAATTATCATTTCTCGTAACAAAGTAATTGTAATGGGAACAGTTGTAATGTACTCCTGTCAATCCACATTCAGATCTCTCCTTTGATACCGTGATCTCTCTAGGGTAGTGGTTTTTcacctgtggtccgtggacccctggggtctgcagactatgtctaagatttccaaagaggtctgcacctccatttaaAACTTGTTAGggatccgcaaatgaaaaaaggttgaaaaccattgctgtatgcagggccggctccgtgcaccagcttaccaagcaggtgcttggggcggccacttcggagaagggcggcacgtccagctgttcggcggcaattcggcggacggtccctcactcctgctcggaacgaaggacctcccgccaaattgccgccgcagatcacgatcgcggctttgttttgttttggtttttttgtttggctgcttggggcggccaaaaccctggagccggccctggctgtatgGGCCTTATGCAAAGCCCATTCttgttgacttcagcagggttTGGGTCAGTCACTGAATGCACAGCACTCTCAGGGCTAGGATGCAttgctgatttccaccagctggtgATCTGGCTCCCATGCCTGGGGCATATCATGAGAGCAGAATATTAGCGGAAGGAATTGCGTGTGGTGAACCAGGATCTTAGGAGCTGAGTCTTACTCTTGAATTCTGTTCCTTCTTTCTTAATGTATCAAAGGACATAACCCAAAGGTTGGCCACGATTTGTTAGGAGAGTCGGTATAACCCCCTTGCTCACTCCCCATATTCTGAGAAGGATTCACAGCAACAATTTCCCCTTCAAAACCTGAAGCTGCCACACTTTTGAAAAGGGGGAAAGAAGCACAATCTGTGGTTTCATATCAACATTTGAAAACTGTATATCCATTTATTAGCCGCCCATGCCAACCATTCACACAGGTGGAGGTAGCCCTGGGTGATGCTTCTTTAACAGGAGAACGGATGGCATGGAAGAGCCAAAATTTTTAAGAAATTTTGGTGCCCTGTGACTTACACATAATGGCCAACAGAAACCCACCCCAGAGGCGAATACATCTCAGCACTGGGGGAAGCAACCCCTCACAGAGACCATGCGTCATGGGGGTTTGGGATACTGCTGGTGAACATGGTGAGGGGAAAGTGAGGGGCTAATACGGCAGCGTGGGGATTCTCAGCCACTCTGGGCACTGCCTGGGCAGAAAGAGCCAGTCAGAGAGGGAACGCTAATCCTGTGCCCCCTGAGGAA harbors:
- the LOC103307043 gene encoding N-myc proto-oncogene protein-like, whose translation is MPDSLIHCPVKILQEPKHYEEEDDVEDIEVLAVEKRHSSSKKTVMTIILKHCTPIHQHYYYTAPSPYIESEDALPQEKLKNEVPHVTKPVIQPESKSSSPQNAESEDSKRLCLNCLERQQNKDLRSSFLTLRDHVPELVKNEKAAKILIWNKATDYIHSLQAEEHKLLLEKEKLQARQQQLLMEIEHMETC